The Urocitellus parryii isolate mUroPar1 chromosome 6, mUroPar1.hap1, whole genome shotgun sequence genome includes a window with the following:
- the Ankrd9 gene encoding ankyrin repeat domain-containing protein 9 isoform X1 translates to MPWDARPGGGADGGPEGASAARSRAQKQCRKSSFAFYQAVRDLLPVWLLEDMRASEAFHWDECGRAAAYSPSEALLYALVHDHQAYAHYLLATFPRRALAPPSAGFRCCAAPGPHVPLAVRYNRVGILRRILRTVRDFPAEERARLLDRRGCSRVEGGGTSLHVACELARPECLFLLLGHGASPGLRDGGGLTPLELLLQQLGRDAGSVPAAGAASSATAANTVSGEPRQRRLLLLDLLALYTPAGAGGPARRELLGDRPRWQRLLGEDKFQWLAGLAPPSLFARAMQVLVTAISPGRFPEALDELPLPPFLQPLDLTGKG, encoded by the coding sequence ATGCCTTGGGACGCAAGGCCTGGGGGCGGTGCAGACGGTGGCCCTGAGGGTGCCAGCGCAGCCCGCTCTCGGGCACAGAAACAATGCCGGAAGTCGTCTTTTGCCTTCTACCAGGCGGTGCGAGACCTGCTTCCGGTGTGGCTCCTGGAGGACATGCGCGCCAGCGAGGCCTTCCACTGGGATGAGTGCGGGCGCGCCGCGGCCTACTCGCCCTCGGAGGCGCTGCTCTACGCGCTGGTGCACGACCACCAGGCCTACGCACACTACCTGCTGGCCACTTTCCCGCGGCGCGCACTTGCGCCACCCAGCGCGGGCTTCCGCTGCTGTGCGGCGCCTGGGCCTCACGTGCCGCTGGCTGTGCGCTACAACCGCGTGGGCATCCTGCGCCGCATCCTGCGCACTGTGCGCGACTTCCCAGCTGAGGAGCGCGCCCGCCTGCTGGACCGACGTGGCTGTAGCCGCGTGGAGGGTGGTGGCACTTCGCTGCACGTGGCCTGTGAGCTGGCGCGCCCAGAGTGCCTCTTCCTGCTTCTGGGCCACGGAGCCTCGCCTGGCCTCCGTGATGGTGGTGGCCTCACACCACTGGAGCTGCTGCTGCAACAGTTGGGCCGTGATGCAGGCTCGGTCCCTGCCGCTGGGGCTGCCTCTTCTGCCACTGCCGCCAACACTGTGTCTGGGGAGCCACGCCAGCGCCGCCTGCTACTGCTTGACCTACTGGCGCTGTACACCCCTGCGGGTGCTGGAGGCCCAGCCCGCCGGGAGCTGCTGGGTGACCGACCGCGCTGGCAGCGGCTTCTGGGTGAGGACAAGTTCCAGTGGCTGGCAGGCCTGGCCCCGCCATCTCTCTTTGCACGTGCCATGCAGGTGCTGGTCACCGCCATCTCTCCTGGCCGCTTCCCTGAAGCCCTGGATGAGCTGCCGCTGCCGCCCTTCCTGCAGCCCTTGGACCTCACTGGCAAGGGCTAG
- the Ankrd9 gene encoding ankyrin repeat domain-containing protein 9 isoform X2, whose translation MRASEAFHWDECGRAAAYSPSEALLYALVHDHQAYAHYLLATFPRRALAPPSAGFRCCAAPGPHVPLAVRYNRVGILRRILRTVRDFPAEERARLLDRRGCSRVEGGGTSLHVACELARPECLFLLLGHGASPGLRDGGGLTPLELLLQQLGRDAGSVPAAGAASSATAANTVSGEPRQRRLLLLDLLALYTPAGAGGPARRELLGDRPRWQRLLGEDKFQWLAGLAPPSLFARAMQVLVTAISPGRFPEALDELPLPPFLQPLDLTGKG comes from the coding sequence ATGCGCGCCAGCGAGGCCTTCCACTGGGATGAGTGCGGGCGCGCCGCGGCCTACTCGCCCTCGGAGGCGCTGCTCTACGCGCTGGTGCACGACCACCAGGCCTACGCACACTACCTGCTGGCCACTTTCCCGCGGCGCGCACTTGCGCCACCCAGCGCGGGCTTCCGCTGCTGTGCGGCGCCTGGGCCTCACGTGCCGCTGGCTGTGCGCTACAACCGCGTGGGCATCCTGCGCCGCATCCTGCGCACTGTGCGCGACTTCCCAGCTGAGGAGCGCGCCCGCCTGCTGGACCGACGTGGCTGTAGCCGCGTGGAGGGTGGTGGCACTTCGCTGCACGTGGCCTGTGAGCTGGCGCGCCCAGAGTGCCTCTTCCTGCTTCTGGGCCACGGAGCCTCGCCTGGCCTCCGTGATGGTGGTGGCCTCACACCACTGGAGCTGCTGCTGCAACAGTTGGGCCGTGATGCAGGCTCGGTCCCTGCCGCTGGGGCTGCCTCTTCTGCCACTGCCGCCAACACTGTGTCTGGGGAGCCACGCCAGCGCCGCCTGCTACTGCTTGACCTACTGGCGCTGTACACCCCTGCGGGTGCTGGAGGCCCAGCCCGCCGGGAGCTGCTGGGTGACCGACCGCGCTGGCAGCGGCTTCTGGGTGAGGACAAGTTCCAGTGGCTGGCAGGCCTGGCCCCGCCATCTCTCTTTGCACGTGCCATGCAGGTGCTGGTCACCGCCATCTCTCCTGGCCGCTTCCCTGAAGCCCTGGATGAGCTGCCGCTGCCGCCCTTCCTGCAGCCCTTGGACCTCACTGGCAAGGGCTAG